The Rhizobium sp. BT03 genome has a window encoding:
- a CDS encoding dipeptidase → MQLVFDGHNDVLLRLWTHSKDGSDPIAEFANGTTLGHIDARRAREGGLSGGLCAIYIPSGDLVFADPDADGRYVTPMAAPLDPLPSLAIATEMAAIALRLDQAGAWRLCRTVKDIRGAMADNIFAAVLHMEGCEAIGADLAALEVFYAAGLRSLGPVWSRHNVFGYGVPFAFPMSPDTAPGLTDAGFALVRECNRLGIVIDLAHITEKGFWDVAKTTDQPLVASHSNAHALTPVARNLTDRQLDAIRESRGLVGINYATAMLRPDGRSDSDTPLADMIRHIDYLVNRIGIDCVGLGSDFDGATIPEEIGDASGNQKLIAALREVGYGETDLTKLARENWLRILAQAWREDRA, encoded by the coding sequence ATGCAATTGGTATTTGACGGTCACAACGACGTTCTCCTTCGACTCTGGACACATTCAAAAGACGGCAGCGACCCGATCGCGGAATTCGCAAACGGCACGACGCTCGGCCATATCGATGCGCGCCGGGCGAGAGAGGGCGGGCTTTCGGGCGGTCTCTGCGCCATCTACATTCCCTCGGGCGATCTGGTCTTCGCCGATCCGGATGCAGACGGCCGTTATGTCACGCCGATGGCAGCCCCTCTCGATCCGCTGCCTTCCCTTGCCATTGCCACTGAAATGGCGGCCATCGCGCTGCGGCTCGACCAGGCCGGCGCCTGGCGGCTCTGCCGGACGGTAAAAGATATCCGCGGCGCCATGGCCGACAATATTTTCGCCGCCGTCCTGCATATGGAAGGCTGCGAGGCGATCGGCGCCGACCTTGCGGCGCTCGAAGTCTTCTATGCAGCCGGGCTGCGGTCGCTCGGGCCGGTCTGGAGCCGGCACAATGTCTTCGGTTACGGCGTGCCCTTCGCCTTCCCGATGTCGCCGGACACGGCGCCCGGCCTCACCGATGCCGGCTTCGCGCTGGTCAGGGAATGCAATCGCCTCGGTATCGTGATCGACCTTGCCCATATCACCGAAAAAGGTTTCTGGGACGTGGCGAAGACGACCGACCAGCCGCTGGTCGCCAGCCATTCCAATGCCCATGCATTGACGCCGGTCGCGCGCAACCTGACGGACCGGCAGCTCGATGCGATCCGCGAAAGCCGCGGGCTCGTCGGGATCAATTATGCCACCGCCATGCTGCGTCCCGACGGCCGCTCGGACAGCGACACGCCGCTTGCCGACATGATCCGCCATATCGACTATCTGGTGAACCGCATCGGCATCGACTGCGTCGGCCTCGGATCGGACTTCGACGGGGCCACCATTCCCGAGGAAATCGGCGATGCCAGCGGCAATCAGAAGCTGATTGCCGCTCTCCGGGAGGTTGGTTATGGTGAGACCGATCTCACGAAACTTGCCCGTGAAAATTGGCTTCGCATCCTGGCACAAGCCTGGCGGGAGGACCGCGCCTAA
- a CDS encoding ABC transporter substrate-binding protein, translating into MMITKLSRNFRLLSAGAALSLLMMAAPSAFAETPKDTLVEGFAIDDIITMDPGEAFELSTAEITSNSYSLLVRLDMDDTSKVKGDLAESWSVSDDGLTYTFKLKPGLKFASGNPVTAEDVAWSFERAVKLDKSPAFILTQFGLTGDNVTEKAKAADANTFVFTVDKAYAPSFVLNCLTATVASVVDKKLVMEHVKAVTPDAEHKYDNDFGNEWLKTGYAGSGAFKLREWRANEVVVLERNDNYYGDKAKLNRVIYRYMKESAAQRLALEAGDIDIARNLEPGDIDAVSKNADLATTSAPKGTIYYVSLNNKNENLKKPEVQEAFKYLVDYDAIGATLIKGIGEIHQTFLPKGQLGALDENPYKLDVAKAKELLAKAGVPDGFSITMDVRNNQPVTGIAESMQQTLAQAGVKMEIIPGDGKQTLTKYRARTHDMYIGQWGSDYFDPNSNADTFTGNPDNSDAGTVKTLAWRNAWEAPELDKQAKAALLERDAAKRAAIYQDIQKKYLANSPFVFIFQQTEVAGYRKNLKDFKLGPSFDTNFVGPIAKE; encoded by the coding sequence ATGATGATCACCAAGCTCAGCCGCAATTTCCGCCTGCTTTCCGCAGGCGCCGCTCTTTCGCTGCTGATGATGGCGGCACCTTCCGCCTTCGCCGAGACACCCAAGGATACGCTGGTCGAAGGGTTCGCGATCGACGATATCATCACGATGGATCCGGGCGAGGCTTTCGAGCTTTCGACCGCCGAAATCACCAGCAACAGCTACAGCCTGCTCGTCCGTCTCGACATGGACGACACGTCCAAGGTGAAGGGCGATCTGGCCGAGAGCTGGAGCGTTTCCGATGATGGTCTCACCTATACGTTCAAGCTGAAACCGGGCCTGAAATTCGCCTCCGGCAATCCTGTTACCGCCGAAGACGTCGCCTGGTCGTTCGAGCGCGCCGTCAAGCTCGACAAGAGCCCGGCCTTCATCCTCACCCAGTTCGGCCTGACCGGCGACAACGTCACCGAAAAGGCCAAGGCGGCCGATGCCAATACCTTCGTCTTCACCGTCGACAAGGCCTATGCGCCGAGCTTCGTGCTCAACTGCCTGACGGCGACCGTCGCTTCCGTCGTCGACAAGAAGCTGGTGATGGAGCATGTGAAGGCGGTGACGCCGGATGCCGAGCACAAATACGACAATGATTTCGGCAATGAGTGGCTGAAAACAGGCTATGCCGGCTCCGGCGCCTTTAAGCTGCGTGAATGGCGCGCCAATGAAGTCGTCGTTCTCGAACGCAACGACAATTATTACGGCGACAAGGCGAAGCTCAACCGCGTCATCTATCGCTACATGAAGGAAAGTGCCGCCCAGCGGCTGGCGCTCGAAGCCGGCGATATCGATATCGCCCGCAACCTCGAACCTGGCGATATCGACGCCGTTTCCAAGAATGCCGATCTGGCGACGACGAGTGCGCCGAAGGGCACGATCTATTACGTCAGCCTCAACAACAAGAACGAGAACCTGAAGAAGCCCGAGGTGCAGGAAGCCTTCAAATATCTGGTCGACTATGATGCGATCGGCGCGACCTTGATCAAGGGGATCGGCGAAATCCACCAAACCTTCCTGCCGAAGGGCCAGCTCGGTGCGCTCGACGAAAATCCCTACAAGCTCGATGTCGCCAAGGCCAAGGAGCTGCTCGCCAAGGCCGGCGTGCCCGACGGTTTCTCGATCACCATGGATGTGCGCAACAACCAGCCGGTGACCGGTATCGCCGAATCCATGCAGCAGACGCTGGCGCAGGCCGGCGTGAAGATGGAAATCATCCCTGGTGACGGCAAGCAGACGCTGACCAAGTACCGCGCCCGCACCCACGATATGTATATCGGCCAGTGGGGTTCGGACTATTTCGACCCGAATTCCAATGCCGATACCTTTACCGGCAATCCCGACAATTCCGATGCCGGCACGGTGAAGACGCTCGCATGGCGCAATGCCTGGGAAGCGCCGGAACTCGACAAACAGGCGAAGGCCGCACTGCTGGAACGCGATGCCGCCAAGCGCGCCGCCATATATCAGGATATCCAGAAGAAGTATCTTGCCAATAGCCCCTTCGTCTTCATCTTCCAGCAGACCGAAGTGGCCGGTTACCGCAAGAACCTGAAGGACTTCAAGCTGGGCCCGAGCTTCGACACCAATTTCGTCGGTCCGATCGCCAAGGAATAG
- a CDS encoding ABC transporter permease, with the protein MNTVETTPEARPRKGRARAFAKALGRFLFAAVTTYLGLLAVTFFIGRVVPIDPVLAILGDRAPNHVVERVRQEMGFNLPLYQQFFIYIKGILSGDFGNSVLTTNPVMVDIRRVLPATIELATLGTLIGAFVGVPLGVLAAVRRGSIADQVVRVIGLVGYSVPIFWLALISLVIFYAQLRWVAFPGRIDIVFEYTFTPITGLYLLDSAWQGQWDVFSDVFRHIILPASLLGYFSLAYISRMTRSFMLNELSQEYIVAARAKGLSETRVIWGHALRNAAVPLVTVIALSYAGLLEGSVLTETVFSWPGIGLYITNSLQNADMNAVLGGTIVIGTVFIGINLLSDLLYRTLDPRTRNR; encoded by the coding sequence TTGAACACCGTCGAAACAACGCCAGAGGCGCGGCCCCGAAAGGGCCGTGCCAGGGCCTTTGCAAAGGCCCTGGGGCGGTTCCTGTTTGCCGCCGTCACCACCTATCTCGGCCTGCTGGCCGTCACCTTCTTCATCGGCCGCGTCGTGCCGATCGATCCCGTGCTCGCCATTCTCGGCGACCGCGCGCCCAACCATGTCGTCGAGCGGGTGCGCCAGGAGATGGGCTTCAACCTGCCGCTCTATCAGCAGTTCTTCATCTATATCAAAGGCATCCTGTCCGGTGATTTCGGCAATTCGGTGCTGACGACCAATCCCGTCATGGTCGATATCCGCCGCGTCCTGCCGGCAACCATCGAGCTTGCGACGCTCGGAACGCTGATCGGCGCTTTCGTCGGCGTGCCGCTCGGCGTACTCGCCGCCGTGCGTCGCGGCAGCATCGCCGACCAGGTGGTGCGCGTCATCGGCCTCGTCGGTTATTCTGTGCCGATCTTCTGGCTGGCGCTGATTTCACTCGTCATCTTCTATGCGCAGCTGCGCTGGGTGGCCTTTCCCGGCCGCATCGACATCGTTTTCGAATATACGTTCACGCCGATCACCGGCCTGTATCTGCTGGACAGTGCCTGGCAGGGGCAATGGGATGTCTTCTCCGACGTCTTCCGCCACATCATTCTGCCTGCATCCCTGCTCGGCTATTTCTCGCTCGCCTATATCAGCCGCATGACGCGCAGCTTCATGCTGAACGAGCTGTCCCAGGAATATATCGTTGCCGCGCGCGCCAAGGGGCTTTCGGAAACGCGGGTGATCTGGGGCCATGCGCTGCGCAATGCCGCCGTGCCGCTGGTCACCGTCATCGCGCTTTCCTATGCCGGCCTCCTCGAAGGCTCGGTGCTGACCGAGACCGTCTTTTCCTGGCCGGGCATCGGGCTCTACATCACCAATTCGCTGCAGAACGCCGATATGAACGCCGTGCTCGGCGGCACCATCGTCATCGGCACTGTTTTCATCGGCATCAACCTTCTGTCCGATCTTCTCTACCGGACGCTCGACCCGAGGACGCGAAACCGATGA
- a CDS encoding ABC transporter permease — translation MTAPASPSPAMSRREWLLSDRPQSRLQARLGRAYVTWRQFTANRLAVVGLLIIVALLFIAAFANLIATHDPVVGDLRNARLLPPGTAEYLLGTDDQGRDIYSRLIYGSRLTLFVIVLVAVISAPIGLIVGTVSGYAGGWVDATLMRITDIFLAFPKLVLALAFVAALGPGIQNAIIAIAITSWPPYARIARAETLTVRRSDYISAVKLMGASPFRIILRHVMPLCISSLIVRVTLDMAGIILTAAGLGFLGLGAQPPLPEWGAMIASGRRFILDQWWVAAMPGIAILIVSLGFNLLGDGLRDALDPKEAGQ, via the coding sequence ATGACCGCTCCCGCCAGCCCATCTCCTGCGATGAGCCGCCGCGAATGGCTGCTGTCCGACCGGCCGCAATCGCGCCTGCAGGCCCGTCTCGGCCGCGCCTATGTCACCTGGCGGCAGTTCACCGCCAACCGGCTCGCCGTCGTCGGCCTGCTGATCATCGTGGCGCTGCTTTTCATCGCCGCCTTCGCCAATCTCATCGCCACGCATGATCCCGTCGTCGGCGATCTGCGCAATGCGCGGCTGCTGCCGCCGGGAACGGCTGAATACCTGCTCGGCACCGACGACCAGGGCCGCGATATCTATTCGCGGCTGATCTACGGATCGCGATTGACGCTGTTCGTCATCGTGCTCGTCGCCGTCATCTCGGCGCCGATCGGGCTGATCGTCGGCACGGTTTCCGGTTATGCCGGAGGCTGGGTCGATGCGACGCTGATGCGCATCACCGATATTTTCCTTGCCTTTCCAAAACTGGTGCTGGCGCTCGCCTTCGTCGCGGCACTCGGTCCCGGCATCCAGAACGCGATTATCGCCATCGCCATCACCTCATGGCCGCCCTATGCCCGCATCGCCCGCGCCGAGACGCTGACGGTCCGGCGGTCCGATTATATCTCAGCGGTGAAGCTGATGGGCGCCTCGCCGTTCCGCATCATCCTGCGCCATGTAATGCCGCTCTGCATCTCCTCGCTGATCGTGCGCGTGACGCTCGATATGGCGGGCATCATCCTGACGGCGGCCGGTCTCGGCTTCCTCGGCCTCGGGGCGCAGCCGCCGCTGCCGGAATGGGGGGCGATGATCGCTTCGGGACGGCGCTTCATCCTCGATCAATGGTGGGTCGCGGCGATGCCCGGCATCGCCATCCTCATCGTCAGCCTCGGTTTCAATCTGCTCGGCGACGGCCTGCGCGACGCGCTCGATCCGAAGGAGGCCGGCCAGTGA
- a CDS encoding ABC transporter ATP-binding protein, protein MTTILTVDKLKVSYPTRTGVIEAVRGVSFTLGKERLGIVGESGSGKSQTGRAIMGLTPKHGIVTADRLEFNGIDLIKASAGERRRLRGKRIAMILQDPKYSLDPVMTIGRQICETLRTHEKVGKAAARERALAMLEAVQIRDPQRVFDLHPHEVSGGMGQRAMIAMMLIAGPELLIADEPTSALDVTVQLDVLRIMDRLVAERGMGLIFVSHDLRLVSSFCDRVIVMYAGKIVEELAAADLRHAQHPYTQGLLNCMPEIGQNRHPLPVLDRRPEWAA, encoded by the coding sequence GTGACGACAATTCTGACGGTCGATAAGCTCAAGGTCAGCTATCCCACCCGCACCGGGGTGATCGAGGCCGTGCGCGGCGTCTCCTTCACGCTCGGCAAGGAAAGGCTCGGCATCGTCGGCGAATCCGGCTCCGGCAAGTCGCAGACCGGCCGGGCGATCATGGGCCTGACGCCGAAACACGGCATCGTCACCGCCGACAGGCTTGAATTCAACGGCATCGACCTCATCAAGGCCTCCGCCGGCGAAAGGCGCAGGCTGCGCGGCAAGCGCATCGCCATGATCCTGCAGGATCCGAAATATTCGCTCGATCCTGTGATGACGATCGGCCGGCAGATCTGCGAAACCCTGCGCACGCATGAGAAGGTCGGCAAGGCGGCGGCGCGCGAGCGGGCGCTCGCCATGCTGGAGGCGGTGCAGATCCGCGATCCGCAACGCGTCTTCGACCTGCATCCGCATGAGGTTTCGGGCGGCATGGGGCAGCGCGCGATGATCGCCATGATGCTGATTGCCGGGCCTGAACTGCTGATTGCCGACGAGCCGACCTCGGCGCTCGACGTGACGGTGCAGCTCGATGTGCTCAGAATCATGGACAGGCTGGTGGCCGAGCGTGGCATGGGGCTTATCTTCGTTTCCCATGATCTCCGACTGGTCTCCTCCTTCTGCGACCGGGTGATCGTCATGTATGCCGGAAAGATCGTCGAGGAGCTCGCGGCCGCCGATCTCAGACATGCGCAGCATCCCTATACGCAAGGCTTGCTGAACTGCATGCCCGAGATCGGCCAGAACCGTCATCCGCTGCCGGTGCTCGACCGGAGGCCGGAGTGGGCGGCATGA
- a CDS encoding ABC transporter ATP-binding protein yields MSAALEADDLSVVYDQFHALKDVSIAVEGGESFGLVGESGSGKSTLLRAVAGLAPISGGAIRIDGEALKGSKRGKTFYRRVQMVFQDPYGSLHPRQTIDRLLLEPLAIHGIGDSETRIARALDEVGLGNGFRFRYPHQLSGGQRQRVAIARALIVEPSILLLDEPTSALDASVQAEVLNLLEQIRRDRRLTFVMVSHDLGVITHMCERLAVMRNGAVVERLSSKDLASGAVHEDYTRNLMIASKGFVKA; encoded by the coding sequence ATGAGCGCAGCTTTGGAGGCCGACGATCTCAGCGTCGTCTATGATCAATTTCATGCGCTGAAGGATGTCAGCATCGCGGTCGAAGGCGGCGAATCCTTCGGTCTGGTCGGTGAATCCGGCTCGGGAAAATCGACCTTGCTCCGGGCCGTGGCCGGGCTGGCGCCGATCAGCGGCGGCGCGATCCGCATCGATGGCGAAGCGCTGAAGGGTTCGAAGCGCGGCAAAACCTTCTATCGGCGCGTGCAAATGGTCTTCCAGGATCCCTATGGCTCGCTGCATCCGCGCCAGACGATCGACCGGCTGCTGCTCGAACCGCTGGCAATCCACGGCATTGGCGACAGCGAGACGCGCATCGCCCGCGCGCTCGACGAAGTCGGCCTCGGCAACGGCTTCCGTTTCCGCTATCCGCACCAGCTCTCCGGCGGCCAGCGGCAGCGCGTGGCGATCGCCCGGGCGCTGATCGTCGAACCGTCGATCCTGCTGCTCGACGAGCCGACATCGGCGCTCGATGCCTCGGTGCAGGCCGAGGTGCTGAACCTGTTGGAGCAGATCCGGCGCGACCGCAGGCTCACCTTCGTGATGGTCAGCCATGATCTCGGCGTCATCACCCATATGTGCGAAAGGCTGGCGGTGATGCGCAACGGCGCCGTTGTCGAACGCTTGAGTTCGAAAGACCTGGCAAGCGGTGCGGTTCATGAGGACTACACGAGAAATTTGATGATCGCGAGCAAGGGTTTCGTCAAAGCCTGA
- a CDS encoding type II toxin-antitoxin system RelE/ParE family toxin, with the protein MPPVRLSKSAERWFLIKVAELAEINPAAAKHLIDRLERQRALLSSFPNRTEKGILEGTRKVSMPPLVLTIRERNGTIEIAAIRDARQRDAFAPTELRDAAYDEETDDQGEGAHESARSRF; encoded by the coding sequence ATGCCGCCTGTCCGTCTATCCAAAAGTGCCGAACGCTGGTTTCTGATCAAAGTCGCCGAACTGGCGGAGATCAATCCCGCAGCAGCCAAACACCTTATCGACCGACTTGAAAGACAGAGAGCGCTGTTGTCGTCCTTTCCCAACAGGACGGAGAAGGGCATCCTGGAAGGGACGAGGAAGGTCAGCATGCCGCCCCTGGTTCTCACTATCCGGGAGCGCAACGGCACCATTGAAATTGCCGCAATCAGAGATGCGCGGCAAAGGGATGCCTTTGCGCCAACGGAATTGCGTGATGCCGCCTATGACGAAGAGACAGATGACCAAGGGGAAGGAGCCCATGAATCGGCTAGGTCACGGTTCTGA
- a CDS encoding CopG family ribbon-helix-helix protein has product MSDNEKSQVSLRLPTRTVEAFDRIARILDRDRTWVMLKALDQYLANEGGEILQDAEGLDELDRGESVDLGDVLEKARMIVDASDLRHRRVG; this is encoded by the coding sequence ATGTCGGACAACGAAAAATCTCAGGTCTCCCTCAGATTGCCCACGCGAACGGTTGAAGCCTTCGATCGCATCGCACGGATTCTTGACCGCGACCGTACCTGGGTGATGTTAAAAGCCCTCGATCAATATCTTGCGAATGAAGGCGGTGAGATTCTGCAGGATGCCGAGGGTCTCGACGAACTCGACCGCGGGGAAAGCGTCGATCTCGGTGATGTACTTGAAAAGGCTCGAATGATCGTTGACGCTTCAGACCTTCGACATCGTCGGGTTGGCTGA